The Tenebrio molitor chromosome 2, icTenMoli1.1, whole genome shotgun sequence DNA segment TTTTCATTTGTACCCAAAATCGAAATACGAATCGTTCAGTACATTTACCGATCCTGAAATTTTGAAGACTTCCCTAACAAAAATCCTTCTCAATTCGAAAGTCTACAGTAACAACATGGACGCTTTGCAGTTCATGAGTCAGTTGCCGAGTCCGCCGGAAAAGAATTCTACGAGAAGAGCAGTTCGAGAATTGAAAGATTTACAACTGTtggatgaaaaagaaaatttgacaGCACTGGGACGAACTTTGGCCAATTTTCAGTTAGAACCTAAACTAGCAAAAGTGTTGGTCAATGCcgtggtttataaatgtgtcacaCCAGTCGTCGACATAGTCACAATTTTTTCTGCAGACACCGAATTGTTTTCTACTGGTTTGGTGGACAAACAGACTGTCAAACAAATTAAATCTCAAGGTTGCAAACACAGCGATCACTTAGCACTGATGAGGCTTTTTGAAGCTTGGTTGGAAATCATGGATGAGAACGGTGAAAGTACCGCTGCAGAGTATTGCGCTGACGCAAATTTAATTCATCACAAACTTATTACAGTTAATAGTGAGTTTTgtacaactttattttttgaaatgttgattgttttttgcaGAGTTGCGcaaattacattttgattatttacaCAACGAATTGCACGAGGTACTGCCCATCGCTGACAATTATTCAGATAATGACGAGTTGGTCAAAGCTATATTGTATTCTGGAGTTGGAACGCTTTTGAGACATCGCAACTGGGATGTGGTTAAAGGTCGCTTTAAAAAATCGaatgtatttttgaataattacaatCAGAAAGCGTCCATAACATCAGAAAGTGTCAATTTCAAGAAAACCTCATTTCCTTCCAACTTATTTGTATATTTCAATGAAATTAGATCAAACATCAGAAAAACCACGTTGATCAGAGAGTGTAGCATAATTTCTCCGTTGGcggtatttttgttttcagatAAGGATCTCATATACAGAGAAGTACATTTacctgtgtttttttattttgtaaaattgtgaATGATGCATTTTTAGGTTGAAGGTGAAAATAATGCAGTGATTTTGGGATTGAAGGATACGAAAATAGAATATTTATGTTCCAAAGAGTGAGTAGGAATAAGACGtcgttacatattttattttcatgagTAAATTACAGAGGAGCACTCGCCGTGAAGAAATGTAAAGAAGCCTTCAATTCCGCTTActggtattttattttccaattgaCAGAAGGCGGAGAACACAATCCACATGTCAACGAAGTTTGGGACAAAATGCTTGAACacataaattcaattttaatgcaacacagtataaaataaaaaatataaattcgtcagttgatttgatttatttttgcctgcaatttactttttaaatgaaCCGCGGTAGGAGTACCattcaacaaaatgaaaagtcCCTAGACGGCACTAGTATTTTCAGATGATAGTATTGGTAGTTGGCTTGGCCGCCTGTGCGTGTTGAGTTGAACAACTCCCCCTTTTTGATTTGCGACAAGATGGCGGATCAGGTGagtgtttttaaagtgaataaaattgcttatttTTCAAGTTTACGAACTGTTTTATTCCAATAATGAATTAAATCAGAATGTCGGGGTGATCAATATTAACGGAACTCGACAGTTTCGCGGTACGGTAGAGAACAGAACGAAAAAGTTTACACGTGGTTGCCTGCTGcatgtatttaaatttgatataaaatgTGAACGATATTTTACAGAATGAAAGGTCATTTCAACGCCAgccaacaatttttcttaaccGTAAGAAAGGTTTGAGTGGTAAGAGGCGCAAGTCTCTGAGATACCATCGAGAAGTTGGACTTGGCTTTAAGACCCCGCGCGAGGTACGTGGTAGTACTAAGCATGCTAACGTGTGTTTTTTTCTGTAGACAGAGCGAGCTTTCCAAAGACAGCATTCTATCAATGTGAACCGCAAGGCCGGTCTTAAGAAGAAGGTTTTGAGGTTATCTAGAAATGTGGGATTAGGTTTTAAAACCCCCCGTGAGGTTTGTTACTGTTTTGTATACACTTTTCAGAGCCAAGGGTTCACATCTATGGTGTTGGGCTTAACAGCATGAGTGGTGATGGTATAAGTGCTTTTTATAGGGAAACAGCTAGAATTTATGTATTGCATggtgtaaaaatttaagatttgtAAAAATGCATTGAATAAAATGCAAGGGGATGTTTTCTGTTAGAGCAATGTAAAATGACTGCTTGCATTTATTACTGGGTTGAATGTTACTTCAGCCATTAAAAGCATGTTGCTAAAAGGGCAaagattattgttttattaatgaaattgttgttaaaatgtaaattattaaacTGGATAAAGGCATATGAATCTATATTATTTATATGTTAATTTATGGGTTAAATGAATATCTcatgttttgaaaaatattgatttaaaaatgtcacacATAGGCCATCGAGGGATCTtacattgacaaaaaatgtccATTCACTGGAAATGTGTCCATCCGAGGAAGAATTCTTACTGGTGTTGTTCAAAAAATGAAGATGCAGCGCACAATAGTTATTCGTCGTGATTATCTTCATTACATAAGGAAATACAACCGTTTTGAAAAGAGGCACCGTAATATGTCTGTGCATCTTTCTCCATGCTTCaggtaaataattgttttgataATATAATACTCCTTTTTTTCGTAATATAACACGTTGCAGATTTTTAAAAACCATGTCGTTTTatcgggacatttttttagagCTTGGtagttaaattatttgaattttaaatgttcCAGACATTTATCTATGCTCTGTTCTCTTTTGCGACATAGTAATCACGTTCGCATCCCTTGTATGATCGGCTGTCGAAAAGGCTCCTGTTTTTACTAgccgtcaaaaaataaattttagtgGCGTAATATACGGTGTTCAAAGATTCAAATTAATATGAAATCGTTTTCTTTCATTATGAAACTTTTCAATTCCATTACAACggaatcaattaaaaaaagtctATGGCATCGAACGTTTCATTAAAATGAACGTGTAGGAACTTTGTTTATATGTGCTCTGTTTTTTATGTTTGCATCCCTGTTTGGTCCAATACCGAGAATGCGACAATCACGTGTTTTGATTACTACAAAGGTTTAGTGATCGTTCGAAGTATACACTTCATTTTCTTTGGAAATGTAACCGAAGATGCATAAAAGCACCAAAATCCAACTATCCCAAAAAAATCGGTAAAAATCGCcatactatggcggccaaaaaattttagccgtcactatcttgacatttatgtaaagtgtaaataaatctttaggaaccgtaaccccactttcgattcgaGCAGTCGTACTATTCCGCACccggaatcttggccataactgacatttaaccgACAAATacgtgtgaactggcctttattgaatataacccaacttttgactcggtaatgccatttccttgcttttttgatgtcagaataaaaacttcaaagtgatttttaataattgtcatttattaatgacgctaatgattggtttacatcattttttttagaaatgtcaaaaaaatattggccaagattccgtgtccggaatagtacgtaGATAACTTGAGATAAACGTCTgtgtataattgatttcatataaatgttcatcaagtgagctg contains these protein-coding regions:
- the RpS11 gene encoding small ribosomal subunit protein uS17 isoform X2; this translates as MADQTERAFQRQHSINVNRKAGLKKKVLRLSRNVGLGFKTPREAIEGSYIDKKCPFTGNVSIRGRILTGVVQKMKMQRTIVIRRDYLHYIRKYNRFEKRHRNMSVHLSPCFRDVEIGDVVTIGECRPLSKTVRFNVLKVTKGSSSKKSFKKF
- the RpS11 gene encoding small ribosomal subunit protein uS17 isoform X1, with product MADQNERSFQRQPTIFLNRKKGLSGKRRKSLRYHREVGLGFKTPREAIEGSYIDKKCPFTGNVSIRGRILTGVVQKMKMQRTIVIRRDYLHYIRKYNRFEKRHRNMSVHLSPCFRDVEIGDVVTIGECRPLSKTVRFNVLKVTKGSSSKKSFKKF